One segment of Erigeron canadensis isolate Cc75 chromosome 2, C_canadensis_v1, whole genome shotgun sequence DNA contains the following:
- the LOC122587571 gene encoding uncharacterized protein LOC122587571: MSQRLFLKIVSDIEQRFVCFQERVDRSGRKSLAAIQKCTSAVEQLRMGNPPNNFDDYLCMVARTSRESLDQFCSAVIELYRDEYLRRPTSHDVARLYEAHERRHNIPGMLGSLDCTHFVWRNCPKALKGQYKRGSLNDINVLNQSTLYMRERNSTAPNSSFTVNGRCDKRGYYLTDRIYPRWATHVKAMPYLTEPNDKKFKKVQESARKDVERAFGVLKGKWGMIRPMRAMRVDKITNIVHMCIILYNMILKDDGRAISPVRIMDTGVHVVYNQDVVDEIEDEKVHHRLRYDLTEHVGRLNLSHLDDPIAQPTPIAELFM, encoded by the exons ATGAGTCAAAGGttatttttaaagattgttAGTGATATTGAGCAACGTTTCGTTTGCTTTCAAGAGCGTGTAGATCGGTCGGGGAGAAAGAGTTTAGCTGccatacaaaaatgcacatcCGCGGTGGAACAACTCAGAATGGGAAACCCTCCGAATAACTTTGATGACTACTTGTGCATGGTAGCGAGAACTTCTCGCGAAAGCCTTGATCAATTTTGCAGCGCGGTCATTGAGTTATATCGTGACGAGTACTTACGTAGGCCGACTAGTCATGATGTTGCCCGATTGTACGAAGCGCATGAACGGAGACACAACATTCCGGGAATGCTAGGAAGTCTTGATTGTACGCATTTTGTTTGGAGAAATTGTCCTAAAGCGTTGAAGGGACAATACAAGAGAG GGTCGCTCAACGATATCAATGTCTTAAATCAATCGACATTGTATATGAGGGAGCGAAATTCGACGGCTCCTAACTCGTCTTTTACCGTAAACGGCCGTTGTGACAAACGGGGTTACTATCTTACCGATAGAATCTATCCTAGGTGGGCGACTCATGTCAAGGCAATGCCATATCTGACTGAACCAAATGACAAGAAGTTCAAGAAAGTACAAGAATCGGCAAGAAAGGATGTAGAGCGAGCTTTTGGtgttttgaaaggaaaatggGGGATGATTCGGCCAATGCGAGCGATGAGAGTCGACAAGATTACTAATATCGTGCACAtgtgtattatattatacaacatGATTCTAAAGGATGATGGAAGGGCAATATCACCGGTTCGTATTATGGATACGGGAGTTCATGTGGTTTATAACCAAGATGTAGTGGATGAGATAGAAGACGAAAAGGTTCATCATCGTCTTCGATATGATCTTACAGAGCACGTTGGAAGACTAAATTTATCCCATCTCGACGACCCGATAGCTCAACCAACACCGATTGCCGAGTTAtttatgtag
- the LOC122589554 gene encoding transcription factor PRE1-like, which translates to MFNQNIYIYLHTITLDLYIYSHSPTLILNKFFLIDLTTKPYSHSQAIMSSRRSRESSSAASRISDDQIIQLLSQLQQLLPEIRNRRSNKASASNVLQETCNYVRNLHREVDDLSDRLSQLLSTIDAESPEASIIRSLIM; encoded by the exons ATGTTCAACCaaaacatctatatatatttacacaccATTACCctcgatctatatatatatagccattcTCCCACACTGATTTTAAACAAATTCTTCCTCATCGATCTAACGACCAAACCATATAGTCATTCACAAGCTATAATGTCGAGTAGACGTTCAAGAGAATCGTCGAGTGCAGCTTCAAGGATCAGCGACGATCAAATTATACAACTCCTCTCGCAATTACAACAACTTCTGCCTGAGATTCGCAATCGTCGTTCAAACAAG GCATCGGCTTCTAATGTGCTACAAGAGACTTGTAACTACGTGCGAAACTTGCATAGGGAGGTTGACGATCTTAGCGACCGTTTGTCACAATTATTGTCCACCATTGATGCCGAGAGCCCTGAAGCTTCAATCATTCGAAGTCTAATTATGTAA